The Musa acuminata AAA Group cultivar baxijiao chromosome BXJ1-8, Cavendish_Baxijiao_AAA, whole genome shotgun sequence genomic sequence aataataataataataataataataatgacttgatatatatatatatataataatttttatgcaaACCTGTTTTCAACTATTTATGCGAATGTCTTATTGCCGTTGGTTGGTAAGATCATATACATCGAACGGCCAATGATTTATCACGTGAGATGCACGAGATAAACGCCCGCACAAGTTTAAAGGCCTCCCCGCGTGCCGCCGAAGGGAAAAGCCCTAATCAACCCCCGAGCGCAAATGGCGAAGTCGCTGCgatcgaagaggaagaagagactgAGGACGTTGAGGAGGGAGATCTCGGAGCCTTTCTACGAGAagaaggaggcggccaagcttgcCGCCCAGGAGGCCGCCCTCGCTGCCCCCAGGCTTCCTGTGAAAGCTCCCGTCGCTGCCGATGAACCCGCGGCCGAAACATCCGCCGCCATGGGTGAGTCCCATCGGTCCCCTATTCTTGCTTACCGGATTATTAGTCTTCCATCCGGAACCTGCTCTTGTTTATTATGCTTTCTCCTGGATCGGCGCGAATCCGGGGTCTTTGTCCTACTTGTATTGCTTCAGAAATTGACATTAAAAATGGACATCGTGATAGAAAAGGGTGTGATAGCGTTCTTAGTGGATTGGCTCAACTTGAAAAGGCTTAGGAAATCGAATTGATAAATTGCAATGGAAAGTGTGCCTTCATGAAATAGGATAGATAATGTCAATAAGATTGTTGTTATGAATATTGTGTTTTTTTATTGCCAAATTTAATCTAGTCTGTCGAGTTGTGGATTCTTTTACAACATGTCTTTTGTACCCGTTTATTGACATTCCTACAAATATGCTACAAGCTGCTCTGAACAAGGTTGACCTATTTGTTAATTGTTTGTATCAAGATTCAAGAATTGGTCATTTGAATTCTTATGAAGCACTACATGATCGAGATTTTCCAGACCTGCTAGTTGTCTCTTTATTCTTTGGAACCCATTCTATTTCTTTTCTCTGTGGAGTGGATTGTGGCTGGTAAGAATTTT encodes the following:
- the LOC135588926 gene encoding uncharacterized protein LOC135588926; amino-acid sequence: MAKSLRSKRKKRLRTLRREISEPFYEKKEAAKLAAQEAALAAPRLPVKAPVAADEPAAETSAAMDMEMADGGSASHDQCKSHLKPIGGIGKKKLKKKLKLKGKKKGKGKGKGKISNRKV